The Procambarus clarkii isolate CNS0578487 chromosome 24, FALCON_Pclarkii_2.0, whole genome shotgun sequence genome includes a region encoding these proteins:
- the LOC138368140 gene encoding uncharacterized protein, protein MCHPGVPVCHPGVPVCHPGVPVCHPGVPCVTLESKCHPGAPVCHPGIHVCHPGVPKCVIPASMCHPGVPCVTPAFMCHSGAPVCHPGVQVCHFFVACVTPAPPCVTLGVHVSPRRPCVTPAPPCVTPASRVSPRCPVCHPGVHVSLRPPRVSPRRLCVTLASMCHRCPCVTPTSMCHPGVLVSPRRPCDTPASVCTPGILVSPRRPCVTPGSVCNPGVRV, encoded by the coding sequence ATGTGTCACCCCGGCGTCCCCGTGTGTCACCCCGGCGTCCCCGTGTGTCACCCCGGCGTCCCCGTGTGTCACCCCGGCGTCCCGTGTGTCACCCTAGAGTCCAAGTGTCACCCCGGCGCCCCCGTTTGTCACCCCGGCATCCATGTGTGTCACCCCGGCGTCCCCAAGTGTGTCATCCCGGCGTCCATGTGTCACCCCGGTGTCCCGTGTGTCACCCCGGCGTTCATGTGTCACTCCGGCGCCCCCGTGTGTCATCCCGGGGTCCAGGTGTGTCACTTCTTCGTCGCGTGTGTCACCCCTGCGCCCCCGTGTGTCACCCTTGGCGTCCATGTGTCACCCCGGCGTCCATGTGTCACCCCGGCGCCCCCATGTGTCACCCCGGCGTCCCGTGTGTCACCCCGGTGTCCCGTGTGTCACCCCGGCGTTCATGTGTCACTCCGGCCCCCCCGTGTGTCACCCCGGCGTCTATGTGTCACCCTGGCGTCTATGTGTCACCGTTGTCCGTGTGTCACTCCGACGTCCATGTGTCACCCCGGCGTCCTTGTGTCACCCCGGCGTCCTTGTGACACCCCGGCGTCCGTGTGTACCCCCGGCATCCTTGTGTCACCCCGGCGTCCTTGTGTCACCCCGGGCTCCGTGTGTAACCCCGGCGTCCGTGTGTAA
- the LOC138368141 gene encoding A-kinase anchor protein 5-like gives MKLKLELAKIEREQQREAAAIRKEEKEREATLAKEALQIKEREVALKERETAILREREQAQLEAKQRHQGMQREHDKQQAALAMSSTRIRHTCTCTHALYLSRRLGQLKPSSSEYSCALRKKSMEKSGGFHTAVYTKETNIGIEEVPVSDSEEVPVSDSEEVPVSDSEEVPVSDSEEVPVSDSEEVPVSDSEEVPVSDSEEVPVSDSEEVPVSDSEEGPCL, from the exons atgaaactcaaactagaacttgccaagatcgagcgagagcaacaaagggaagcagctgcaatacgaaaggaagaaaaggaacgagAAGCGACCCTGGCAAAAGAAGCCCTACAAATAAAGGAACGTGaagtcgccctcaaggaacgtgaaactgcaatactccgtgagcgtgagcaagcacagcttgaagcaaaacagcgTCACCAggggatgcaacgcgagcatgacaaacaacaagcagctctggctatgtcgtcaacaagaattcgc cacacctgcacctgcactcatgccctctacctgagtcgacgtctgggccagctcaagccgtcctcctcagaatattcctgtgCTCTTAGAAAAAAgagcatggaaaagagcggaggtttccacactgcagtctacactaaggaaacgaacataggaat TGAAGAGGTCCCTGTTTCTGACAGTGAAGAGGTCCCTGTTTCTGACAGTGAAGAGGTCCCTGTTTCTGACAGTGAAGAGGTCCCTGTTTCTGACAGTGAAGAGGTCCCTGTTTCTGACAGTGAAGAGGTCCCTGTTTCTGACAGTGAAGAGGTCCCTGTTTCTGACAGTGAAGAGGTCCCTGTTTCTGACAGTGAAGAGGTCCCTGTTTCTGACAGTGAAGAGGGTCCCTGCTTGTGA